The DNA segment AGCTGGATACCGACAACAATCTGATCGTGCGCAAGCTCGGCGAGGCCCGCCAGTTTCTCGTCGCAAGCCCCGCCTTGATGGCGCGGATCGGCAATGTGACGATCGATACGCTCGGTACCCTGCCGACGCTGTCGATGAACGAACAGCATCTGACTGATACTTGGCAATTGAACCATACCGACGGAACGAAACGCGACATCGCCCATCAGCCGGTGATCGGTTGCGGCGATTTCGGCATTCTGGAGCGGGCCGCCATCGAGGGCATCGGCATCGCCCTTCTTCCCGATCATCTCTGCAACCGGGGCATCCGCACCGGGGTTCTGATGCCGGTGCTGCCGGACTGGTGCTCGAACACCACCATTGCGCATCTGGTGTTCACCTCGCGCCACGGCATGCTGCCCTCGGTCCGCGCCCTCATCGATTTCATTGCCGACCACCTGCCAAGCGCCATGTCGCGCTGCACCGAAATCGACCCGCCGGCAGCCATGCTCGAAGCCGCAGAATAACGCTCCGCGCCTATGCAGCCGCCGTCTCCACGAAAAAGCAGCCGCACAATCGCATTTTTGCTTTACACGCGATCAGAATATGGTAACTCCCTGCCGCAAGTGCTGCCCTTATAGCTCAGTTGGTAGAGCACCTGATTTGTAATCAGGGGGTCCCGGGTTCGAGTCCTGGTGGGGGCACCATTTTTCCTCGACACAATCCAGATTTACTGGATGTTTTGCTGGCTTGCCAATTGGTGGTGCCAGATGCGTTTATGGCCCCAAAACCCTTTGCAATCCCATTGAGAATCAACCCGAATTGCCGCGCGAATCACGGCGCGCCGGTTATCAGCCGGCCATATTCGATGATGGTGCGTGATGTCCCGGAGCGCTGGCGGGAATGACCTTCACTCTTTCCTTTCAAGGCATGGGCTTTTGTGCATGATGTGTCTTTGCATCCCGTCCAGCGGCGTCTTCTGCCGGACATGGAGATGATGCATATTCGGGGCCTTTGCGTATGTAACGGTCCTTTTTCCTAAAGCAGACAGGCATTTCATGGCTCGCACGTTTAAAACCATCGCCTTTGCCGCTTCCGCAACCGATGAAGCCCAGGCGGCGGCGGCGGAGTTGATTGCGCTTTACGGCCAGGAAGATCCGGACGGGGCCGATGTGATCGTGGCACTCGGCGGCGACGGGTTCATGTTGCAGACGCTGCACAAGACGATGAATTCCGGCAAGCTGATCTACGGCATGAACCGTGGCTCGATCGGCTTTCTGATGAACCGCTACAGCACCGAAAACCTGCACAAACGCCTGGCAGAAGCGGTCGAGAACACATTCCGGCCGCTGGAGATGCAGACGGTCGACACGGACGGCAACAGTTTTAGGGCGCTGGCGATCAACGAAGTCTATCTTTTCCGCCAATCCTATCAGGCGGCGAAGCTGCGCGTGGTCGTCGATGACCGGGTGCGGCTGGAGGAACTGATCTGCGACGGGGTGCTGCTCTCCACGCCGGCCGGATCGACGGCCTATAATCTGTCCGCGCATGGCCCGATCCTGCCGCTTGAGGCTCCGCTTCTGGCGCTAACGCCGGTCAGCCCCTTCCGGCCGAGGCGCTGGCGTGGTGCGCTGCTCCCCAATAAAGTGACCGTCGATATCGAAATTCTCGAGCCGGAAAAACGCCCGGTCAACGCGGTCGCCGATCATATCGAGGTCAAGTCAGTGGTGAAGGTTCGCATCGCCGAATCGGAAAACAAGACGGCGCACATCCTTTCGGACCCGGATTATTCCTGGTCGGACCGCATTCTTGCAGAACAGTTTTCAAACTGAAGTACGTCTCGGTTTCTCAGGCAGGGTTTTCGCTCCCCGCTGCAATGCCTTGATTTCGAATCGATTCCCGCCTGAAACTGTGGCAGAGTTGTATGTGCCTTGAAGCCTGCAACGGATCGGGGCACCAGAGCATCCAGCTGTTACACGCGTTTACCGAAGGCCTCACGATGCTCCCCATTCAACGCTCCAGCGTGCTTTCGCCCCGGCAAGATAGACGGCGCGCAGCCCCGCTTTCCCTTTGCTGCCTGGCTGCCCTTGCTCTGGCGCTGCCTCTGGCTGCGGGATCGCCTGCCCGCGCAGACGAGACCGTGCTGATGCCTGCCAACATCATTTTCGTGACCAGCACCGGGTTCTGGGAGGAAAGCGGCGATCCGCTCGGCGTCCCCGATCAACAGGCAGGCACGGCGCCGGGCAATCAGCCTGAAGCCGCGCCTGCGGCCCAGCGTGGCTATTACAAGTTGGTTGCGGTGCGCCAGCCGGAGGGTAACGCCCACATCTTTCTGCAGCAGGTGTCGCTGGATGCGTCCGGTCCGAAAGTGGTTTCGTCGGCAGAGCTTGAGGAATTTTCCGCGATGAAAGCCTATGTCACCGATATCAGGCCGGATACATCGGACGGCCTTGCCGCCCAGCCGGGACTGTTTGCCACGGTCTATCTGAAGACGGACCCGGCGGCGAGCGAACCGGAGAGCTGGACGGTGCTGATCGACGATGTCGGTGATATCAAGGTCGAGCGCGCAACCAACTGATCCTTACAGATCAAAAAGAAAAGCCGGGCGATGGTTTGCGCCCGGCTTTTCTGATTTTTACACGATGGAAAACCCGGCTTACGCCAGATCATCGACCACGGCATCGGCGCCGCCGTTGACGCGGTGGGCGAGTGCGGCTTCCATGAACTCGTTGAGGTCGCCGTCGAGCACATCGTCGGGTGCGGTGCTTGCAACGCCGGTGCGCAGGTCCTTGACCAGCTGGTAGGGCTGCAGCACGTAGGAGCGGATCTGGTGGCCCCAGCCGATATCGCTCTTGGAGGCCGCCTCGGCATTGGCGGCGTCTTCGCGCTTCTTCAGTTCGGCTTCGTAAAGACGGGCGCGCAGCATGTCCCAGGCCTTGGCCTTGTTCTTGTGCTGCGAGCGCTCCTGCTGGCACTGCACGACGATGCCGGACGGCATATGCGTGATGCGCACGGCCGAATCGGTGGTGTTGACGTGCTGACCGCCGGCGCCCGACGACCGGTAGGTGTCGATGCGGCAATCGCTCTCGTTGATATCGATCTGGATGGAATCGTCGATGACGGGATAGACCCAGATTGACGAGAACGAGGTGTGGCGGCGCGCGTTGCTGTCGAAAGGCGAGATGCGCACCAGGCGGTGAACGCCCGATTCGGTCTTCAGCCAGCCATACGCATTGTGTCCTTTGACCAGAAGGGTCGCCGACTTGATGCCGGCTTCTTCGCCGTCGTGAACTTCGAGCAGTTCGACCTTGTAGCCCTGGCGTTCCGCCCAGCGCGTGTACATGCGCAAGAGGATATTGGCCCAGTCCTGGCTCTCTGTGCCGCCGGCGCCGGAATGGACTTCGAGATAGGTGTCGTTGCTGTCGGCCTCGCCGGACAGCATCGCTTCTACCTGGCGGCGGGCGGCCTCGGTGCGCAGGACCCGCAAGGCGTCCTCGGCTTCCTTGACAATATCGCCGTCGCCCTCTTCCTCACCCAGTTCGATGAGATCGATCGCATCCTGCATCTGCTGCTCGAAAGCGCGCACGCTGGTGATGCCGTCATCGAGATGCTGGCGTTCCCGCATCAGTTTCTGCGCTTCGGCCGCATCGTTCCAGAGGTTTGGGTCCTCGGATTTGTTGTTCAACCAGTCCAGCCGTCTTACCGCCTGATCCCAGTCAAAGATGCCTCCTCAGCAGGCTTATGGCCTGCTTGATTTCGTCGACAATATTCTCGATTTCGGTCCGCATGATCCTGCTTCTTGCGCTCTTTATGGAATGTGCGCCGTGAATAGCGACGCCTGCCGGTTATGTAAAGACCGGCAGGCGTCAGCAAAGGGGAAGGATGGGGTTAAAACAGTCCGCTGGAGCCACGGTTGATGGCGTCGTTTGCCTGCGGCGATGCCTTCAGGATTTCTTCCGGCGGGATATATTGATCGGCGCCACCGATGACCGAGAAGGTCTCGGCCGGGCCGGTGCCGGGCTTGAAAGCCTCAATGATCGTGTCGGGATCGCCATCGGCCGCCGCCATGCCGGTCTTGCGGTTGACGGGGATGAGGCTCATGCCCTCCGGAACCACGAACTTGCTCGGGCGCGTGCCGACAATGGCCGCCTGCATGAAATCGTTGAAGACCGGTGCTGCAAGACTGCCGCCCGTGCCGCCACGGCCAAGCGGTGCCGGACTGTCGAAGCCGAGATAGAGGCCTGCCACCATGTCCGGCGTATAGCCAACGAACCAGGCATCCTTTTCGTCATTGGTCGTGCCGGTCTTGCCGGCAACCGGGCGGTCGAGCTTGATCTTGCCGGCCGCGGTTCCGCGCGTAACCACGCCTTCCATCATCGAGGTGATCTGGTAGGCGGTCATCGGGTCAAGCACCTGCTCGCGGTTGTCGGTGAGCACCGGCTCTTCCTGGTCTTCCCAATCGGCAGCATTGCAATTGTCGCAGGTGCGCTCTTCATGACGGAAAATCGTCTTGCCGTACCGGTCCTGGATACGGTCGATCATCGACGGCTTGATCTGCTTGCCGCCATTGGCGAGCACCGAATAGGCCGAGACCATGCGCAGCACGGTCGTTTCGCCCGAGCCGAGCGACATGGCGAGAACCGGCAGCATCTTGTCATAGATGCCGAAACGTTCGGCATATTCGGCAACGAGGTTCATGCCCATATCGTTGGCGAGCCGGACGGTCATCAGGTTACGGGACTTTTCGATGCCGAGCCGCAGCGTCGAAGGACCGGCCGAACCGCCGCCGTAGTTTTCCGGACGCCAGACCTGGCCGCCGGTGACGAGTTCGAACGGCGCATCGAGGATGACCGACGCCGGCGTATAGCCGTTGTCGAGCGCTGCCGCGTAGACGAAGGGCTTGAAGGACGATCCCGGCTGGCGCATGGCCTGCGTTGCCCGGTTGAATTCCGACTGGCCATAGGAGAAGCCACCGGCCATGGCCAGAACGCGGCCCGTATGCGGGTCCATGGCGACAAGGCCGCCCTGCACTTTCGGCGGCTGGCGCAGGCGAAACTCGCCGGCTGCATCGGTCGGTTCGACATAGACGACATCGCCCGGCCCAACGACACCTTCCGGAGACCGGGCCGTCTTGCGATCGCCGGTCGATGAACGGTAGGCCCATTGCATATTCTTGGCGCTGATACGGCCGGTGACGCGATCGGCGCCGACCTTGCCGCCTGCATCCTTGTCCGGCTGGATGCCGATATCGGCGCCATTGCCATCAACCGACAGGACAACAGCCAGTTTCCACTCGGGAACATCCGACAGCGCATTCAGCTTGCCCAGCGGCTCGCCCCAGTCGCCACCGATCTCGATCGACTTCATCGGACCATGGAACCCGCGGCGCTCGTCATAGGACACCAGCGCGTTCTGCAGCGCGCGGCGCGCTTCCACCTGAATGCGCGGGTCGAGCGACGTGCGAACCGACAGGCCGCCTTCGTAGAGAGCATTGTCGCCATAGCGCTGGATGATCTGGCGGCGGACTTCCTCAGCGAAATAATCGGAGGCAAACAGATGCGAACCGCCACGGCGGACGCTGACGCCGAGCGGCTGCTTCTTGGCTTCCTCGCCATCGCTCTTGGCGACATAGCCATTCTCGACCATGCGGTCGATTACCCAGTTGCGGCGCTCGATGGCCGCTTCGGCCCTGCGGAACGGATGATAGTTTGCCGGACCCTTCGGCAATGCGGCAAGATAGGCCGTCTCGGCGATCGTCAGTTCGGTCACGGATTTGTCGAAATAGGTGAGTGCTGCGCCCGCGATCCCGTAGGAATTCAGGCCGAAGAAAATCTCGTTGAGATACAGTTCGAGAATGCGGTCCTTGCTGTAGGCCTGCTCGATGCGGAAGGACAGGATCGCTTCCTTGACCTTGCGGTCGATCGTCTGGTCGGCGGACAGGAGGAAGTTCTTGGCCACCTGCTGGGTGATCGTCGAGGCGCCGACCGGGCGGCGGCCGGAACCGAAATTCTGCAGGTTGACGAAGATGGCGCGGCCGAGACCCGTGATATCGACGCCGGGATGCTGGTAGAAATTCTTGTCTTCGGCCGAAATGAAGGCCGCCTTGACACGGTCCGGAATGGCCTGGATCGGCAGATAGAGGCGGCGCTCGCGGGCATATTCGGCCATCAGCGCGCCGTTGCCGGCATGCACGCGCGTCGTTACCGGCGGCGCGTAGCTGTTCAAGACCTCATAATCTGGCAGGTCCTTGGTCACATGGCCAAGATAAATGGCAGCCGCTGCGGCAACGCCGAGCACCATGAATGCGCCAATGCCGAAGAAATATCCAATCAGTCTGATCATCAGCCAGGTACCGGTATCCAGTTATCGTTTATCTATGCGGATGCACATGTTGGAGGTGGGCCTAACCCGCACCTTGTCCGAATGCAATCACGCCAGCGTATGAAACAACGAATGAACGCGCTCCGGATGACGGTCACGCTCCCGACGTTGCATGTTTACGGCTGGCGATTCTCTTGAAGATCACCTGCCGCGCAATTCAGGCTTTCCGATAGCGACCGGATTGTGAGCAAAATAGGGCTTATCGCCGATTAAACATAGGTCATCCCGTTGAAAAGCATATCGCTGTTACCCCGGCGACACAAATCACAACAGATGTTATTTGCTGATCAAATCACGGAATTCCAGTGAATCAAACCCCGTTCCACCGGGGGTCAGCCGCCATTTGCCACTGCCTCGCCGCGATAGCTGCGCAGGGCGACGGCCAGTAGACCGGAAACCTTGGCGCGCCAAACGGGATCGACGAGGAGCTTTTCGTCTTCCTTGTTGGAGAGAAATCCGAGTTCCAGAAGGATCGACGGCACATCCGGCGCCTGCAGAACGCGGAACCCGGCATAGCGGTGGGGATTGTTGATCAGGTTGATCTGCCCCTCGAAGGACGACACGACGGAGCGGGCCAGATTGACGGAAAACGCCTGCGTTTCGCGGCGCGTCAGATCGATCAGGATATCGGCGACCTCGGCCGGTTCGCTCTTGAAGGTGACGCCGGCGATCTCGTCCGAGAGGTTTTCGCGGGCGGCAAGGTTGGCTGCCAGGTGATCGGAGGCCTTGTCGGAGATGGTATAGACGGTTGCGCCGCGAATATCGCGCTGCTTCAGCGTATCGGCATGGATGGAGATGAACAGGTTGGCGCTGTGCTGGCGGGCGACCTGGACGCGTTCCGGCAGCGAGAGAAACTCATCCTTGTCACGCGTCAGGAAGGCCTTCACGCCTTTTTCCTTGTTGAGCGTCTCGACAAGCTGGGCGGCGAAGGCAAGCGTGACGCTCTTTTCTTCCATCTTCGTCTCGCTGCCGATGGCGCCGGTATCGATACCGCCATGGCCTGCATCGACAGCAACGACAAAGGCGCCGGGTGCCGCCGGCTCGACCAGCCGGTCGGTCTTTGCGGTGGCGACGGTGCCAGTCCATTTCTGATCTTCCATCAAGCTGGAAAACCGTTCCGCGCTCACCCGTTCCGCATCGAGCACAAGGCGAAACCCCCTGCCCTCCTCGTCCGCCTTCACATCGGCGACGGTGACCGCAACAGGCTTGGTTGCCGTCAGCACCACGCGGGCACTTCCAGGCCCCATGGCGCCGTAGCGGATCTCGGTGAACAGGCCGCGCGCCTTCAGGTCTTCCGGCTTCAGGCCGAAGGAGGTTTCCGGCAGATCAACGATGACACGGGGCGGATTGGCGAGGTAGTGGACGAGAAAAATCGGCTTGCGGTCGAAATCGATCACAACCCGCGTGCGGGCATCGTCGCCGGCAATGCGGGCGTTATAGGCAAGCAATGGCTCATCGGCTGCATGCACGGCAGAGGCTGCAGAAACAAGCATGAGGCCGAGCAGGCACCGTCGTATCATCGCTGACAGGATCAAATCCGCTTTTCCTTCATTGCACACATCCGAAAAAGACTGTCACGACGTCTTCCGCGATCTGGCCGCGACGTCTCATTCCGGCACAGAGCCTGCAGCATGTGTGTTTGCCTGTACCATCCATGACGCGATATGGTTAACCAAACCTTGCTTTCCGGCATTTTCCGATGTGCGAACCACCCTCTTCCCACGCTATTACAGCGTCTCCAGGGCGCGGCCAAGCGGCACGAAAGCGACGACCCGGCAGTACACACCCCGACAAGCGAATCAATCAATATTATGGCGGTTTCGGCTTTTCCCTTGCCATTGTGACATAGAAAACATAAAAGCCTTTCAGGGAGAAAGTGTTGACGGGATAGAATCGACGACCGGCAGCCAAAGGGTTTTTTAAGCCTTGGCGCCAGAGCGTGATCGGGACGGGTAAAACCGCTTCAACGCAGATCACGTCTCGCACAAGCAGTCGCGCTTCATCCGCCGTCGCTCCACTTTGTCTTAGCATGCTGAATCGAGAAATTCCGGCGGTGGCCGGAGCGTTTATGGTGACGATCACCGCAGGCCCGTGACCGGGCACATTCATCGGGCCGTCAAGGCCTACTACATTGGCATTCTTGTTTGGTCATTAACGTTGTCCCAGCAGTATCGGTCAGAAGTAAACAGGCCCCGGAACAGACTAGTTCCGGCTGCCGTCTGGCTGTTGGACCATCTCCCCTACCTTACAGGAACATTCACATCCGGCGAAAAACCTGAGCTGCATGGAAAGTCTCCTCCGGGACGCTATTTTCCTGCCGTTTCCAGGGTGCGCCGAGGAGCACCACCTACATGGCAGAGAAAATGCTTATCGATGCGTCTCACGCTGAAGAGACGCGCGTCGTTGTCGTACGCGGAAACCGCATAGAAGAATTCGACTTCGAATCCGAACACAAGAAACAGATCCGCGGCAATATCTATCTTGCGAAAGTGACACGCGTCGAGCCGTCGCTGCAGGCCGCCTTCGTCGATTACGGCGGCAACCGCCACGGCTTCCTGGCCTTCGCCGAAATTCATCCCGACTACTACCAGATCCCGCTGGCCGACCGGCAGGCGCTGTTGCGGCAGGAAGCTGAAGAGGCGCGCCGTGACGACGACATCGAGCATGTCGAGACCGGCACGGATCTCGGTCCCGATTCGGATGAGGAAACGGTAGAGACCACGGAAGAAACCGTGGTCGAAGTGATCGAGACTGCCGAAGACGCTGTCGAGACGCTGGAACCCGCAACCACTCCGGATCTCGTTGCCGAGGCGGACGAAAAGCCGAAAGCAAAGGCCAAGCGTCCGCGCCGCACCAAGAAGGCTGCAGCCGCTGAAGCTGCCACAGATACGGACAGCGACGAAGGCAATAGCGGCGAAATGGCCGCCATGGTCGATACCGACAGCATTTCCGAAGACACACGCGGCGGACGCCGCAACAATGATGACGACGATGATGACGATGGTCATCATGAAGAAAAGGAAGTCATCGAATCCGTCGGCGCCGAAGATGCGATGGAAGAAGTGCCGGACCGGCAGGTCAACCGCCGTCCGCGCAAGCAGTACCGCATCCAGGAAGTCATCAAGCGCCGGCAGATCCTGCTGGTGCAGGTGGCCAAGGAAGAACGCGGCAACAAGGGTGCAGCGCTCACCACGTACCTTTCGCTCGCCGGCCGCTATTCGGTCCTGATGCCGAACACGGCGCGTGGCGGCGGTATCTCCCGCAAGATCACCAACCTGCCTGACCGCAAGCGCCTGAAGGAAATTGCCCGCGCGCTCGACGTGCCGCAGGGCATGGGCGTCATCCTGCGCACCGCCGGTGCCAACCGCACCAAGGTCGAAGTCAAGCGCGACTTCGAATACCTGATGCGCCTGTGGGAAAATGTTCGCACGCTGACACTGTCTTCCACGGCCCCTTGCCTCGTTTATGAGGAAGGCTCCCTGATCAAGCGCTCGATCCGCGACCTTTACAACAAGGATATCAGCGAGATCATCGTTGCCGGCGAGGAAGGCTACAAGGAAGCCAAGGGCTTCATGAAGATGCTGATGCCGAGCCACGCCAAGGTGGTTCAGCCTTACCGCGACGTGCACCCGATCTTCTCGCGCTCGGGCATCGAAGCCCAGCTCGACCGGATGCTGGTACCGCAGGTGACGCTGAAGTCCGGCGGCTACATCATCATCAACCAGACCGAAGCGCTTGTTGCCATCGACGTCAACTCGGGCCGTTCGACCCGCGAACACTCGATCGAAGACACCGCACTCCAGACCAACCTGGAAGCGGCCGAAGAAGTTGCCCGCCAGTTGCGCCTGCGCGACCTTGCCGGTCTCGTGGTCGTCGACTTCATCGACATGGAAGAAAAGCGCAACAACCGTTCGGTTGAAAAGCGCTTGAAGGATCACCTCAAGAACGACCGCGCCCGCATCCAGGTCGGCCGCATCTCGCATTTCGGCCTGCTCGAAATGTCGCGCCAGCGTATCCGCGCCTCGGTTCTCGAATCGACGATGCAGATCTGCTCGCATTGCAACGGCACGGGCCATGTGCGCTCGCAGTCTTCTGTCGCCCTGCATGTGCTGCGCGGCGTCGAAGAATACCTGTTGAAGAACACCACGCACAACATCACCGTGCGCACGACACCGGATATCGCGCTCTACCTTCTCAACCACAAGCGCGGCACGATCATCGATTATGAAGAACGCTTTGGCGTCCAGATCATCATCGAAGCGGACGCCCATGTCGGCGCCCAGCATTTCGCCATCGATCGCGGCGAAGCCGTCGAGAACCCGGTCAAGATCGAGCAGATCATCCAATTCGAGCCGGAAATCGATGAGGACGACGATATCGTTATCGAAGAGGATATCGAGGACGAAGAAGAGGTTGTGGCGGACGCCAAGCCGGAACGTACTGAGCGGACCGAGCGCAGCGAACGCGCACCTGCCGAACAGAGTGACGAACAGGGCAACCGCAAGCGCAAGCGCCGCCGGCGCCGGCGCGGTGGCCGTCCGGGTAGCGAACAGGGTGCTGAAGCCGGTGTCCGTTCCGACGATGCCTCCGATGAGGATGGCGACGAGGACGAGGCCGAGGACGTTGCAGCACAGGCTGGTTCCGACGATGCACAGGACGCGGGCCTGAGCGAAGAAGAACGCCAGAAGCGCAAGCGCCGCCGCCGTGGCAAGCGTGGCGGCCGCCGCAATCGTCCGGACGAGGCAGAGGGTGAAAACCTTGCAGCCGACGGCGAAAGCGCTGGTGAAGATGCCGCAGCCGACGCGCCGGAGGCCGAGGCTGCTGCTGAGGTTTCGATTGAAGCCATTGTTTCGGAAGTTGCTGCTGACGATATCACCGAAGCCCCGGTTGCTGCCGAGGAAGATGTGAAGCC comes from the Pararhizobium qamdonense genome and includes:
- a CDS encoding LysR family transcriptional regulator — encoded protein: MQDLNDLALFAAVVKHKGFSSAARVLNIPKSKLSKHVARLEQQLDVRLLERSTRKLRVTDIGQAFYERCETILSGVEAAEAVVAAAKSEPTGVVRLACPIGFAPIVGHILPAFHRRYPGVRLLITATNRRIDLVEERIDVALRARDQLDTDNNLIVRKLGEARQFLVASPALMARIGNVTIDTLGTLPTLSMNEQHLTDTWQLNHTDGTKRDIAHQPVIGCGDFGILERAAIEGIGIALLPDHLCNRGIRTGVLMPVLPDWCSNTTIAHLVFTSRHGMLPSVRALIDFIADHLPSAMSRCTEIDPPAAMLEAAE
- a CDS encoding NAD kinase gives rise to the protein MARTFKTIAFAASATDEAQAAAAELIALYGQEDPDGADVIVALGGDGFMLQTLHKTMNSGKLIYGMNRGSIGFLMNRYSTENLHKRLAEAVENTFRPLEMQTVDTDGNSFRALAINEVYLFRQSYQAAKLRVVVDDRVRLEELICDGVLLSTPAGSTAYNLSAHGPILPLEAPLLALTPVSPFRPRRWRGALLPNKVTVDIEILEPEKRPVNAVADHIEVKSVVKVRIAESENKTAHILSDPDYSWSDRILAEQFSN
- the prfB gene encoding peptide chain release factor 2 (programmed frameshift), with amino-acid sequence MRTEIENIVDEIKQAISLLRRHLDWDQAVRRLDWLNNKSEDPNLWNDAAEAQKLMRERQHLDDGITSVRAFEQQMQDAIDLIELGEEEGDGDIVKEAEDALRVLRTEAARRQVEAMLSGEADSNDTYLEVHSGAGGTESQDWANILLRMYTRWAERQGYKVELLEVHDGEEAGIKSATLLVKGHNAYGWLKTESGVHRLVRISPFDSNARRHTSFSSIWVYPVIDDSIQIDINESDCRIDTYRSSGAGGQHVNTTDSAVRITHMPSGIVVQCQQERSQHKNKAKAWDMLRARLYEAELKKREDAANAEAASKSDIGWGHQIRSYVLQPYQLVKDLRTGVASTAPDDVLDGDLNEFMEAALAHRVNGGADAVVDDLA
- a CDS encoding penicillin-binding protein 1A, translated to MIRLIGYFFGIGAFMVLGVAAAAAIYLGHVTKDLPDYEVLNSYAPPVTTRVHAGNGALMAEYARERRLYLPIQAIPDRVKAAFISAEDKNFYQHPGVDITGLGRAIFVNLQNFGSGRRPVGASTITQQVAKNFLLSADQTIDRKVKEAILSFRIEQAYSKDRILELYLNEIFFGLNSYGIAGAALTYFDKSVTELTIAETAYLAALPKGPANYHPFRRAEAAIERRNWVIDRMVENGYVAKSDGEEAKKQPLGVSVRRGGSHLFASDYFAEEVRRQIIQRYGDNALYEGGLSVRTSLDPRIQVEARRALQNALVSYDERRGFHGPMKSIEIGGDWGEPLGKLNALSDVPEWKLAVVLSVDGNGADIGIQPDKDAGGKVGADRVTGRISAKNMQWAYRSSTGDRKTARSPEGVVGPGDVVYVEPTDAAGEFRLRQPPKVQGGLVAMDPHTGRVLAMAGGFSYGQSEFNRATQAMRQPGSSFKPFVYAAALDNGYTPASVILDAPFELVTGGQVWRPENYGGGSAGPSTLRLGIEKSRNLMTVRLANDMGMNLVAEYAERFGIYDKMLPVLAMSLGSGETTVLRMVSAYSVLANGGKQIKPSMIDRIQDRYGKTIFRHEERTCDNCNAADWEDQEEPVLTDNREQVLDPMTAYQITSMMEGVVTRGTAAGKIKLDRPVAGKTGTTNDEKDAWFVGYTPDMVAGLYLGFDSPAPLGRGGTGGSLAAPVFNDFMQAAIVGTRPSKFVVPEGMSLIPVNRKTGMAAADGDPDTIIEAFKPGTGPAETFSVIGGADQYIPPEEILKASPQANDAINRGSSGLF
- a CDS encoding N-acetylmuramoyl-L-alanine amidase, translating into MLVSAASAVHAADEPLLAYNARIAGDDARTRVVIDFDRKPIFLVHYLANPPRVIVDLPETSFGLKPEDLKARGLFTEIRYGAMGPGSARVVLTATKPVAVTVADVKADEEGRGFRLVLDAERVSAERFSSLMEDQKWTGTVATAKTDRLVEPAAPGAFVVAVDAGHGGIDTGAIGSETKMEEKSVTLAFAAQLVETLNKEKGVKAFLTRDKDEFLSLPERVQVARQHSANLFISIHADTLKQRDIRGATVYTISDKASDHLAANLAARENLSDEIAGVTFKSEPAEVADILIDLTRRETQAFSVNLARSVVSSFEGQINLINNPHRYAGFRVLQAPDVPSILLELGFLSNKEDEKLLVDPVWRAKVSGLLAVALRSYRGEAVANGG
- a CDS encoding Rne/Rng family ribonuclease, producing MAEKMLIDASHAEETRVVVVRGNRIEEFDFESEHKKQIRGNIYLAKVTRVEPSLQAAFVDYGGNRHGFLAFAEIHPDYYQIPLADRQALLRQEAEEARRDDDIEHVETGTDLGPDSDEETVETTEETVVEVIETAEDAVETLEPATTPDLVAEADEKPKAKAKRPRRTKKAAAAEAATDTDSDEGNSGEMAAMVDTDSISEDTRGGRRNNDDDDDDDGHHEEKEVIESVGAEDAMEEVPDRQVNRRPRKQYRIQEVIKRRQILLVQVAKEERGNKGAALTTYLSLAGRYSVLMPNTARGGGISRKITNLPDRKRLKEIARALDVPQGMGVILRTAGANRTKVEVKRDFEYLMRLWENVRTLTLSSTAPCLVYEEGSLIKRSIRDLYNKDISEIIVAGEEGYKEAKGFMKMLMPSHAKVVQPYRDVHPIFSRSGIEAQLDRMLVPQVTLKSGGYIIINQTEALVAIDVNSGRSTREHSIEDTALQTNLEAAEEVARQLRLRDLAGLVVVDFIDMEEKRNNRSVEKRLKDHLKNDRARIQVGRISHFGLLEMSRQRIRASVLESTMQICSHCNGTGHVRSQSSVALHVLRGVEEYLLKNTTHNITVRTTPDIALYLLNHKRGTIIDYEERFGVQIIIEADAHVGAQHFAIDRGEAVENPVKIEQIIQFEPEIDEDDDIVIEEDIEDEEEVVADAKPERTERTERSERAPAEQSDEQGNRKRKRRRRRRGGRPGSEQGAEAGVRSDDASDEDGDEDEAEDVAAQAGSDDAQDAGLSEEERQKRKRRRRGKRGGRRNRPDEAEGENLAADGESAGEDAAADAPEAEAAAEVSIEAIVSEVAADDITEAPVAAEEDVKPAKPKRSRKKAVAAVEEAPAEAAPVTTADADAQAAVEAQPEAVVPAEEPAVEEAAADLEETKLDDTKPVRANRDIDTIASEPVVKSSTVKKDDGDADPAKPKKGGWWQKRGFF